One segment of Marinobacter sediminum DNA contains the following:
- a CDS encoding CobW family GTP-binding protein, translated as MKQPIPTNLILGFLGVGKTTAILDLLKSKPEGEVWAVLVNEFGDVGIDGAMLQTEGAFVKEVPGGCMCCVAGLPMQVGLNQLIQKARPDRLIIEPTGLGHPSQILETLTGEHYADVLELGPVITLVDPRKLEDRRVLENVQFRDQVAAADILVANKTDLCSTEQLSHFEHWARHLEPEKCTVFQTCHGHLRPEWLSGNTALPDVSTPDAHHHHHDHEPVVPESVEDRPWQIAENAGQGFFSVGWRVRPDKVLDENALLAMAMDSRFVRFKAVVHTTQGWRVINAVDGALSVTEAEPREQSRVEVISPEPVDASGLDRQLRQAVR; from the coding sequence ATGAAACAACCTATTCCAACCAATCTGATTCTCGGCTTCCTCGGTGTTGGTAAAACTACGGCCATTCTCGATTTGCTGAAAAGCAAGCCGGAGGGAGAGGTCTGGGCCGTGCTGGTGAATGAATTCGGTGACGTCGGCATTGACGGGGCCATGCTGCAAACCGAAGGCGCCTTCGTAAAGGAGGTCCCGGGAGGATGCATGTGTTGCGTGGCGGGTCTGCCCATGCAGGTTGGCCTGAACCAGCTGATTCAAAAGGCGAGGCCGGACAGGCTGATTATCGAACCGACCGGGCTTGGGCATCCCTCGCAGATTCTGGAGACTCTGACCGGCGAACACTACGCCGATGTGCTGGAACTGGGACCGGTCATTACCCTGGTGGATCCTCGCAAGCTGGAAGATCGTCGGGTTCTGGAGAATGTTCAGTTCCGTGACCAGGTTGCCGCCGCCGATATCCTGGTGGCTAACAAGACCGATCTTTGCTCAACCGAACAACTGAGCCATTTTGAGCACTGGGCCAGACATCTGGAGCCGGAAAAATGCACCGTGTTTCAAACCTGCCACGGACATTTAAGGCCGGAGTGGCTCAGTGGCAACACCGCACTGCCAGATGTTTCAACGCCCGATGCACACCATCACCACCACGATCACGAGCCGGTAGTTCCAGAATCTGTTGAGGACCGTCCATGGCAGATCGCGGAAAACGCTGGCCAGGGATTTTTCAGTGTTGGCTGGCGCGTTCGCCCTGATAAGGTTCTGGACGAGAATGCACTGCTTGCGATGGCCATGGATAGCCGTTTCGTTCGGTTCAAGGCTGTTGTGCATACCACGCAAGGATGGCGGGTGATAAACGCCGTGGATGGCGCCTTGTCGGTGACGGAAGCGGAACCCCGTGAGCAGTCCCGGGTAGAAGTGATCAGCCCTGAACCGGTGGACGCTTCCGGGCTGGACCGGCAATTGCGTCAGGCGGTCCGGTAA
- a CDS encoding ABC transporter permease, translating into MEVIDLAWWKLALTAVLVLALAGVSLAARLGIARSLLIAGMRTVIQLTLIGLVLEALFASSELYWIALMATVMLLVAGREVMARQQRRLRGFWSFGIGTGAMFFSSFTVTVLTLTVVIGPTPWYEPQYAIPLLGMMLGNTMTGVALSLDRLTESVWSQRAVIENRLMLGEPWRDALEDIRRHAMRSGMMPSINAMAAAGIVSLPGMMTGQILAGSPPAVAVKYQILVMLTITVGTGFGTLIAVSWGSRRMFDDRERLRLDRLVKQKGR; encoded by the coding sequence ATGGAAGTCATTGATCTTGCCTGGTGGAAACTGGCACTGACCGCCGTGTTGGTTCTGGCACTGGCCGGTGTCAGCCTGGCAGCGCGGCTCGGGATTGCCCGGAGCCTGCTTATTGCCGGCATGCGCACGGTGATCCAGCTGACGTTGATCGGTCTGGTTCTGGAAGCCCTGTTTGCGTCCTCGGAACTCTACTGGATTGCCTTGATGGCAACCGTGATGCTTCTGGTGGCCGGCCGGGAGGTCATGGCACGCCAGCAGCGGCGACTGCGAGGCTTCTGGTCCTTCGGTATTGGCACCGGGGCGATGTTCTTCTCCTCATTTACCGTAACCGTACTCACGCTGACTGTGGTGATTGGTCCAACGCCCTGGTATGAGCCCCAGTACGCCATTCCTCTGCTGGGCATGATGCTGGGTAACACCATGACGGGCGTTGCCCTGAGCCTCGACCGTCTGACCGAATCTGTCTGGAGTCAGCGAGCCGTTATAGAGAATCGACTGATGCTTGGAGAGCCCTGGCGCGATGCCCTGGAGGACATCCGAAGGCACGCCATGAGAAGCGGGATGATGCCCTCCATCAATGCCATGGCCGCTGCCGGTATCGTCAGCCTGCCCGGCATGATGACCGGTCAGATCCTTGCCGGCAGTCCGCCCGCGGTTGCGGTGAAATACCAGATTCTGGTGATGTTGACGATCACCGTGGGTACCGGCTTCGGCACACTGATTGCTGTCTCCTGGGGCAGTCGCCGCATGTTCGATGACCGTGAGAGATTGCGGCTCGACCGGCTGGTGAAGCAAAAGGGTCGTTGA
- a CDS encoding PA2778 family cysteine peptidase, with product MHLPVQLKSAGRLASLILVLLLAGCASTPQWPSSEDEGAPLQQRTVLQGIPFYPQERYQCGPASLAMMLNSQGLDTNPEVLKELVYIPGREGSLQVEMVAAGRAHGMLVYPLDGSFESLLREVSDGHPVLVMQNLLFDWWPQWHFAVVIGFDAQKGTVILHTDTRERHETSVEVFTNTWARSENWAVVMLPPDQLPATAKPLKFLASASDLETTGRTGAAMKAYETAEHRWPDQPAAILGQGNIAYARNNLQQAADNFARMVTNFPKAAEGWNNLAHTLGQMGCGEEAQKAQRCASALAPERFGKLLKSTNPKAGASSCRVPECPVRINETDPAPSGTEPHLLQER from the coding sequence GTGCATTTACCTGTTCAGCTCAAGTCGGCCGGCCGTCTCGCCAGCCTGATACTGGTCTTGCTGCTTGCCGGCTGCGCGTCTACCCCACAATGGCCCTCGTCGGAAGATGAGGGCGCCCCCCTACAACAGCGAACCGTGCTCCAGGGGATACCGTTTTATCCCCAGGAACGCTATCAATGTGGCCCGGCCTCACTGGCCATGATGCTCAACAGTCAGGGACTGGATACCAATCCGGAAGTACTCAAGGAGCTGGTCTATATTCCTGGTCGGGAAGGCTCACTGCAGGTGGAGATGGTTGCTGCGGGACGGGCACATGGAATGCTCGTCTACCCACTGGATGGAAGTTTCGAGAGCCTGCTACGGGAAGTATCTGACGGACACCCTGTGCTGGTCATGCAGAACCTGCTCTTCGACTGGTGGCCCCAGTGGCACTTTGCGGTGGTAATTGGCTTCGATGCACAAAAGGGCACCGTGATTCTGCACACCGATACCCGCGAACGTCATGAAACCAGCGTTGAAGTGTTCACTAATACCTGGGCACGCTCGGAAAACTGGGCGGTGGTTATGCTGCCACCGGATCAGTTGCCTGCGACTGCGAAACCCCTGAAATTTCTGGCCTCGGCGAGCGATCTTGAAACCACCGGGCGTACTGGTGCAGCGATGAAAGCCTATGAGACAGCCGAGCATCGTTGGCCCGACCAACCGGCCGCCATCCTCGGGCAGGGCAACATTGCGTACGCACGGAACAATCTGCAACAAGCGGCTGACAATTTTGCCCGCATGGTCACCAACTTTCCGAAAGCGGCTGAAGGCTGGAACAACCTGGCCCACACCCTGGGCCAGATGGGCTGCGGTGAGGAAGCGCAAAAGGCCCAGCGTTGTGCGTCGGCCCTTGCACCTGAGCGCTTCGGAAAGCTTCTGAAGTCCACAAATCCAAAAGCCGGGGCTTCAAGCTGCCGTGTACCTGAATGCCCGGTCCGCATTAACGAGACAGACCCGGCACCTTCCGGAACAGAGCCACATCTTTTACAGGAACGGTGA
- a CDS encoding ABC transporter ATP-binding protein produces the protein MTTLRLEDVSIGTLKRVSLSVSGGDIVCVSGASGSGKSRLLRAVADLDPHEGSIALDSECQDAMPGHVWRRQVMMVPADSQWWFDDVGSHFGPDAEREVPDALGLGPDVMNWTVSRLSSGERQRLAILRALYRNPRALLLDEPTANLDDEMTRRVEEWLVSEIRARNLAVIWIAHDNSQIRRVANRHYRIHGESLEQLDGSH, from the coding sequence TTGACAACGCTTAGGCTGGAAGACGTCTCTATTGGTACTCTGAAGAGGGTGAGCCTCTCCGTCAGTGGGGGGGACATTGTCTGCGTCTCGGGGGCTTCAGGCAGCGGAAAGAGCCGGCTGTTGAGAGCCGTTGCGGACCTTGATCCGCATGAGGGCAGCATAGCTCTTGATAGCGAATGTCAGGATGCCATGCCGGGCCATGTATGGCGGCGACAAGTCATGATGGTACCGGCGGACAGCCAGTGGTGGTTTGATGATGTCGGCTCCCATTTTGGTCCGGATGCTGAGCGGGAGGTTCCGGATGCCCTGGGCCTTGGTCCCGATGTCATGAACTGGACAGTGAGCCGTTTGTCTTCGGGCGAGCGTCAGCGACTGGCCATTCTGCGTGCGTTGTACCGGAATCCCAGGGCGTTGTTGCTGGATGAGCCGACGGCAAATCTTGATGACGAGATGACGCGAAGGGTGGAGGAGTGGCTGGTGTCGGAGATCCGGGCGCGGAATCTGGCCGTCATCTGGATTGCCCATGACAACAGCCAGATCCGGCGCGTTGCAAACCGACATTACCGGATTCATGGCGAATCGCTGGAGCAACTCGATGGAAGTCATTGA
- a CDS encoding class I SAM-dependent methyltransferase: MEASSRLSEAQERAVYEYHENESGDPGYRRFLSKLAEPLLQRLPAGASGLDFGCGPGPALAGMFREAGMAMELFDPFFYPATDALERQYDFVTCTEVLEHLHRPAGVFRQLDDLLRPGGWLGVMTCFQTDDARFANWHYRRDPTHVVFYREYTLSVIARQMGWELTVPVKDVALFRKVPGLSR, translated from the coding sequence ATGGAAGCCTCATCCCGGTTGTCGGAGGCACAGGAACGAGCGGTTTACGAATACCATGAAAACGAGAGCGGTGATCCTGGCTACCGCCGGTTTTTGTCCAAACTGGCGGAGCCGCTTCTGCAGCGACTACCTGCCGGGGCATCGGGGCTCGACTTCGGGTGTGGGCCGGGTCCGGCACTGGCCGGAATGTTTCGAGAAGCCGGTATGGCCATGGAGTTGTTCGACCCGTTCTTTTATCCGGCAACCGATGCGCTGGAGCGTCAGTATGATTTCGTGACCTGTACCGAAGTACTGGAGCATTTGCACCGGCCTGCGGGGGTTTTCAGGCAACTGGATGATCTGCTCCGGCCAGGGGGGTGGCTTGGAGTCATGACCTGCTTCCAGACTGACGACGCCCGGTTTGCCAACTGGCATTACCGTCGTGACCCGACCCATGTGGTGTTTTACCGTGAATACACACTGTCGGTCATTGCCCGCCAAATGGGCTGGGAGCTCACCGTTCCTGTAAAAGATGTGGCTCTGTTCCGGAAGGTGCCGGGTCTGTCTCGTTAA